The Xanthobacter flavus genome includes a window with the following:
- a CDS encoding ABC transporter permease yields the protein MSARAARGGFFTRVGAMIVKEFIQLRRDRVTFATMIMIPLLQLILFGYAINTTPRHLPTAVFTHENNDVSRAILAALRNTAFFAFVREVKSAEDAEHMIRSGDVLFFVEIPAGFERALRRGDAPQLLVAADATDPVGSANALAALAGVVNSALARERFVDAPGSAAFEIVQHRRYNPAGTSQLNIVPGLLGTILTMTMLIFTALSVTREIERGTMESLLSMPIHPVEIMLGKITPYVLVGILQALLIMGAGMILFGVPLEGSAILLAVATLLFIVVNLSIGYTFSTLAQNQLQAVQMSFMFFLPSILLSGFMFPFSGMPLWAQWIGEGLPLTHYLRMVRGILLKGSGISDLTTDAGALVVLMLVAMAIAVARFRQTLD from the coding sequence ATGAGCGCGCGCGCCGCGCGGGGCGGCTTCTTCACGCGCGTCGGCGCCATGATCGTGAAGGAGTTCATCCAGCTCCGCCGCGACCGGGTGACGTTCGCGACCATGATCATGATCCCGCTGTTGCAGCTGATCCTGTTCGGCTACGCCATCAACACCACGCCGCGCCACCTGCCCACCGCCGTCTTCACCCACGAGAACAACGACGTCAGCCGCGCCATCCTCGCCGCGCTGCGCAACACCGCCTTCTTCGCCTTCGTGCGCGAGGTGAAGAGCGCAGAGGATGCCGAGCACATGATCCGCTCGGGCGATGTGCTGTTCTTCGTGGAGATCCCGGCCGGCTTCGAGCGCGCGCTGCGGCGGGGGGATGCGCCCCAGTTGCTGGTCGCGGCCGATGCCACCGATCCGGTCGGGTCGGCCAATGCGCTGGCCGCGCTTGCCGGGGTCGTGAATTCCGCGCTCGCGCGCGAGCGGTTCGTGGATGCGCCGGGCAGCGCGGCCTTCGAGATCGTGCAGCACCGGCGCTACAACCCCGCCGGCACCAGCCAGCTCAACATCGTGCCGGGCCTCCTGGGCACCATCCTCACCATGACCATGCTCATCTTCACCGCTTTGTCGGTGACGCGGGAGATCGAGCGCGGGACCATGGAGAGCCTGCTCTCCATGCCCATCCACCCGGTGGAGATCATGCTGGGCAAGATCACGCCCTATGTGCTGGTGGGCATCCTTCAGGCGCTGCTCATCATGGGCGCGGGGATGATTCTCTTCGGCGTGCCGCTGGAGGGCAGCGCGATCCTCTTGGCGGTGGCGACGCTGCTGTTCATCGTCGTCAACCTCTCCATCGGCTACACCTTCTCCACCCTGGCGCAGAACCAGCTCCAGGCGGTGCAGATGTCGTTCATGTTCTTCCTGCCCTCCATCCTCTTGTCCGGCTTCATGTTTCCCTTCTCGGGCATGCCGCTGTGGGCGCAGTGGATCGGCGAGGGGCTGCCGCTCACCCACTATTTGCGGATGGTACGCGGCATTCTCCTGAAGGGCTCGGGCATCTCCGACCTCACCACCGACGCGGGCGCGCTCGTGGTGCTGATGCTGGTGGCGATGGCGATCGCCGTGGCGAGATTCCGGCAAACTCTGGACTAA
- a CDS encoding ABC transporter ATP-binding protein has product MSTTAQAASAPDPEVVIEVEGLSKSFGGHRVVDNLTMRVRRGQIYGFLGPNGSGKTTTIRMLCGLLTPDAGRGTCLGMDILTESRAIREHVGYMTQRFSLYQDLSVRENLEFVARLYGVDKPEAAAAEALKRLGLEGRGKQLAGALSGGWKQRLALGACILPGPDLLLLDEPTAGVDPQARREFWEQIHDLAAEGLTVLVSTHYMDEAERCHEIAYIAYGKLLAQGTVQSVIAAAGLTTVTVEVKGEAGQEAGRIARDLARDLAQRAGVDMVAPFGTALHISGRDAGALEAALAPFRADERLVFRADAPTLEDVFIDLMRRSKDELR; this is encoded by the coding sequence GTGAGCACAACGGCGCAGGCGGCCTCAGCGCCCGATCCGGAGGTGGTGATCGAGGTGGAAGGCCTCTCCAAGAGCTTCGGCGGGCACCGCGTGGTGGACAACCTCACCATGCGGGTGCGGCGGGGGCAGATCTACGGCTTCCTCGGCCCCAACGGCTCGGGCAAGACCACCACCATCCGCATGCTGTGCGGACTGCTGACGCCTGACGCGGGCCGGGGCACCTGCCTCGGCATGGACATCCTCACCGAGTCCCGGGCGATCCGCGAGCATGTGGGCTACATGACCCAGCGCTTCTCGCTCTACCAGGATCTCTCCGTGCGGGAGAATCTCGAGTTCGTCGCCCGCCTCTACGGCGTCGACAAGCCGGAGGCGGCCGCCGCCGAGGCGCTGAAGCGGCTGGGGCTGGAGGGGCGCGGCAAGCAGTTGGCCGGCGCGCTGTCCGGCGGCTGGAAGCAGCGGCTGGCGCTCGGCGCCTGCATCCTGCCCGGTCCCGACCTCCTGCTTCTGGACGAGCCCACCGCCGGCGTCGATCCGCAGGCGCGGCGCGAGTTCTGGGAGCAGATCCACGATCTCGCCGCCGAAGGGCTGACCGTCCTCGTCTCCACCCACTACATGGACGAGGCGGAGCGCTGTCACGAGATCGCTTACATCGCCTACGGCAAGCTGCTCGCCCAGGGCACGGTGCAGAGCGTGATCGCCGCCGCCGGCCTCACCACCGTGACGGTGGAGGTGAAGGGCGAGGCGGGGCAGGAGGCCGGCCGCATCGCCCGCGACCTCGCCCGCGATCTGGCCCAGCGGGCGGGCGTGGACATGGTGGCGCCCTTCGGTACCGCCCTGCACATCTCCGGCCGCGACGCAGGGGCGCTGGAGGCGGCCCTCGCCCCCTTCCGGGCCGATGAGCGCCTGGTCTTCCGCGCCGATGCGCCGACGCTGGAGGACGTGTTCATCGACCTGATGCGCCGCTCCAAGGACGAGCTGCGATGA
- a CDS encoding HlyD family secretion protein: protein MTRAPALCAMLALAALGLAGCDGDKGGGFSGYVEGDLVFIGPTEPGRVTALLVEEGAQVKVGQVLAKVEDDLQIADRDAAAAQLREAEARLANARSPLQRPEEVAVLEASERRAAAALDLSRIELDRQKTLVPKGASSQANLDSAQHQYDQNQAALDEAKRRIAAARIASRTQDIEAAEQAVQTAKANLSAAQIRLDRRSVKTPADGPVQTVYYRPGEMVPEGRPIVSVLPPGLVKVRFFVPEAQLPKVAAGAPVTVTCDGCAPFTAKVSFIAAQAEYTPPVIYSREERSKLVYMVEARPDDPARAKPGQPVNVILGAAP from the coding sequence GTGACACGCGCTCCCGCTTTGTGCGCCATGCTTGCCCTCGCCGCGCTCGGCCTTGCCGGCTGCGACGGGGACAAGGGAGGCGGCTTCTCCGGCTATGTGGAGGGCGATCTCGTCTTCATCGGCCCCACTGAGCCGGGGCGTGTCACCGCGCTCCTGGTGGAAGAAGGGGCGCAGGTGAAGGTCGGGCAGGTGCTGGCGAAGGTGGAGGACGATCTCCAGATCGCCGACCGCGATGCCGCCGCCGCGCAGCTTCGGGAAGCCGAGGCGCGCCTCGCCAATGCCCGCTCGCCGCTCCAGCGGCCGGAGGAGGTGGCGGTGCTGGAAGCCTCCGAGCGCCGCGCCGCCGCCGCGCTCGATCTCTCCCGTATCGAGCTGGACCGCCAGAAGACGCTAGTGCCCAAGGGCGCCTCCTCTCAGGCCAATCTCGATTCCGCCCAGCACCAGTACGACCAGAACCAGGCCGCCCTTGACGAGGCCAAGCGCCGCATCGCCGCCGCCCGTATCGCCTCGCGCACACAGGACATCGAGGCCGCCGAACAGGCCGTCCAGACGGCGAAGGCGAATCTCTCCGCCGCGCAGATCCGGCTGGATCGACGCTCCGTGAAGACCCCGGCGGACGGCCCCGTGCAGACCGTCTATTACCGGCCCGGTGAGATGGTGCCGGAGGGGCGGCCCATCGTCTCCGTTCTGCCGCCGGGGCTGGTGAAGGTGCGCTTCTTCGTGCCCGAGGCGCAATTGCCGAAGGTCGCGGCTGGCGCGCCCGTCACCGTCACCTGCGACGGCTGCGCCCCCTTCACCGCCAAGGTGTCCTTCATCGCGGCGCAGGCCGAATACACCCCGCCAGTCATCTACAGCCGCGAGGAGCGCTCCAAGCTCGTCTATATGGTGGAGGCGCGGCCCGACGATCCGGCCAGGGCAAAGCCCGGGCAGCCGGTGAACGTCATCCTCGGAGCCGCCCCGTGA
- a CDS encoding TetR/AcrR family transcriptional regulator produces MPEMPKDSQESPSSPQARRRRAPAMDRGERRRSILDAALAEFAAHGFAGARLEDVARRAGVAKGTLYLYFSDKEALFRGLVEENLSPVIVDAGGMVALFPGTTRELLDLLIELLAQRVLEAPAQALVRLMIAEGPRFPELAAYYHREVVVRGLALIRAIVARGIARGEIDSDIPAQFPQLVIAPAIVAVVWNSMFGTFDPLDVRRFLAAHRDLILRGLGWRET; encoded by the coding sequence ATGCCGGAGATGCCCAAAGACTCGCAGGAGAGCCCCTCGTCGCCGCAGGCCCGGCGTCGGCGCGCGCCGGCCATGGACAGGGGCGAGCGGCGGCGGTCCATCCTCGACGCGGCCCTGGCCGAGTTCGCGGCCCACGGCTTCGCCGGCGCGCGGCTGGAGGACGTGGCCCGGCGGGCGGGCGTCGCCAAGGGCACGCTCTATCTCTACTTCTCCGACAAGGAGGCGCTGTTCCGGGGACTGGTGGAAGAGAACCTCTCGCCGGTTATCGTGGATGCCGGCGGCATGGTCGCCCTGTTCCCGGGTACGACGCGGGAATTGCTGGACCTACTTATCGAGCTTCTCGCCCAGCGCGTGCTGGAAGCGCCGGCTCAGGCTCTTGTGCGCCTCATGATTGCCGAGGGGCCGCGTTTTCCCGAACTCGCCGCCTATTATCACCGGGAAGTCGTGGTGCGCGGCCTTGCGCTCATCCGCGCCATCGTCGCGCGGGGCATCGCCCGCGGCGAGATCGACAGCGACATTCCCGCCCAATTCCCCCAGCTCGTCATTGCCCCGGCCATCGTGGCGGTGGTGTGGAACAGCATGTTCGGCACATTCGACCCCCTGGACGTGCGCCGGTTTCTTGCCGCCCATCGCGACCTGATCCTGCGCGGCCTTGGATGGAGAGAGACGTGA
- a CDS encoding transglutaminase-like cysteine peptidase codes for MSKRVSLLSLLLALAAWVALLGASVPAAAQQDTRGQLRLANLAATFAPRHLADGRYTSAPSGYVRFCADNGGDCRAAGALMPAIRLDAEHKAELERVNRTVNEVVQPETDLDHYGETERWAYPDDRRGDCEDYVLEKRRRLINAGWPTSVLLITVVRDHEGDGHAVLTVVTDKGDLILDNQEAEILTWTDTGYRFVKRQSKEDPSQWVSLGEARVPPVVGTGR; via the coding sequence ATGTCGAAGCGCGTCTCGCTCCTCAGCCTTCTTCTGGCGCTGGCCGCATGGGTCGCGCTTCTGGGCGCAAGCGTCCCCGCCGCCGCGCAGCAGGACACGCGCGGGCAGTTGCGCCTTGCCAATCTGGCCGCCACCTTCGCGCCGCGCCATCTTGCCGACGGGCGCTATACCTCCGCCCCGTCCGGCTACGTCCGCTTCTGCGCCGACAACGGCGGCGACTGCCGCGCCGCCGGGGCCCTCATGCCGGCTATCCGTCTCGACGCCGAACACAAGGCCGAGCTTGAGCGCGTCAATCGTACCGTCAACGAAGTGGTTCAGCCCGAGACCGATCTCGATCATTACGGCGAGACGGAGCGCTGGGCCTATCCCGACGACCGCCGCGGCGATTGCGAGGATTATGTTCTCGAAAAGCGCCGCCGCCTCATCAACGCCGGCTGGCCCACTTCGGTTCTGCTCATCACGGTGGTGCGCGATCACGAGGGCGATGGTCACGCCGTCCTCACCGTCGTCACCGACAAGGGCGACCTCATCCTCGACAACCAGGAAGCCGAGATCCTCACCTGGACCGACACCGGCTATCGCTTCGTCAAGCGCCAGTCCAAGGAGGATCCCTCCCAGTGGGTTTCGCTCGGCGAAGCCCGGGTGCCGCCGGTGGTGGGCACCGGGCGCTGA
- a CDS encoding gamma carbonic anhydrase family protein: MPLYALDGIAPELPASGNFWIAPTAVLIGRVIVKEGASIWFGAVLRGDNEPIVVGEGTNIQENCVLHTDPGYPMTLGPKATIGHSVTLHGCTVGEGALVGMGATVLNGAVIGDHCLVGSMALVTEGKTFEPYSLIVGAPAKVARTLDEAAAERLIATAAGYQHRWPQYAAGLKRID; this comes from the coding sequence ATGCCGCTTTATGCCCTCGACGGCATCGCCCCGGAGCTGCCCGCCTCCGGCAATTTCTGGATCGCCCCCACGGCCGTCCTCATCGGCCGGGTGATCGTGAAGGAGGGCGCGAGCATCTGGTTCGGCGCGGTGCTGCGCGGCGACAACGAGCCGATCGTGGTGGGCGAGGGCACGAACATTCAGGAAAACTGCGTCCTGCACACCGATCCCGGCTATCCCATGACGCTCGGCCCCAAGGCCACCATCGGCCACAGCGTGACGCTGCATGGCTGCACGGTGGGGGAGGGGGCGCTGGTGGGGATGGGCGCGACCGTGCTGAATGGCGCCGTCATCGGCGATCACTGCCTCGTCGGCTCCATGGCACTGGTGACCGAGGGCAAGACCTTCGAGCCCTATTCGCTGATTGTCGGAGCCCCGGCCAAGGTCGCGCGCACCCTGGACGAGGCGGCGGCGGAGCGGCTGATCGCGACGGCGGCCGGCTACCAGCACCGCTGGCCCCAATACGCCGCCGGCCTCAAGCGCATCGACTGA
- a CDS encoding tetratricopeptide repeat protein, which yields MSQPPALPPPLAKLLYDGYQQQLRGQYEEAARAYRKILKSAPDHADVIQLLGICRARQGREIEAIELYRKALARRPDDAKCLYNLALAYGALKREAEEVAAMGEAFARDPSLPLAANVLFPARRATCDWRGHDRLLENLRLGATGQSAPSIPFLTLYIDDPALHLAAGRRWVEAERQPARPLTFDHSARRAATGPIRVAYVSADFRIHPTTHLIAGLLERHDRSRFEITAVSIGPDDGSPERARVKAAVDRFVDVEQASVEDIARQIAGLGIDIAVDLMTHTKGERMSLFAHRPAPVQVSFLGYPGTSGAPFFDYVIGDPVVLPFADAPFYSEKIVQLPHCYQPNDPDLPVGEPPGRAACGLPEDAFVFGAFNAASKLDPQTLSSFVRILEAVPGSVLWLLEGRPGTADNLRREAKLRGLDPARLVFAPRAELKEHLARIGHADLFLDTFPYTAHTTASDALRRGLPIVTRTGRSFASRVAESLMRQVNLGDLAVTTPAAFEDRAIALARDPAALAEVRARLQAALPGSPLFAVDRYARHIESAFETMAARMRSGAPPEAFAVPA from the coding sequence ATGTCCCAGCCTCCTGCGCTCCCCCCGCCCCTCGCGAAGCTGCTCTATGACGGCTACCAGCAACAGCTGCGCGGGCAGTATGAGGAGGCGGCCCGGGCCTATCGCAAGATCCTGAAGAGCGCGCCGGACCATGCCGACGTCATCCAGCTCCTCGGCATCTGCCGCGCCCGCCAGGGACGCGAGATCGAGGCCATCGAGCTTTATCGCAAGGCGCTGGCGCGGCGACCGGACGATGCCAAGTGCCTGTACAATCTCGCTCTCGCCTATGGGGCGCTGAAGCGCGAGGCGGAGGAAGTGGCCGCCATGGGCGAGGCCTTCGCGCGCGACCCCTCGCTTCCGCTTGCGGCCAACGTGCTGTTTCCCGCCCGCCGCGCCACCTGCGACTGGCGCGGCCACGACCGGCTTCTGGAGAACCTGAGGCTCGGCGCCACCGGCCAGAGCGCGCCCTCCATTCCCTTCCTGACGCTTTACATCGACGACCCCGCCCTGCACCTCGCCGCGGGCCGGCGCTGGGTGGAGGCGGAGAGGCAGCCCGCCCGGCCCCTCACCTTCGACCATTCGGCCCGGCGCGCGGCCACCGGACCGATCCGCGTGGCCTATGTCTCGGCCGATTTCCGCATCCATCCCACGACGCACCTCATCGCCGGCCTGCTGGAGCGGCACGACCGCAGCCGCTTCGAGATCACCGCCGTCTCCATCGGCCCGGACGATGGCTCGCCCGAGCGGGCGCGGGTGAAGGCGGCGGTGGACCGCTTCGTCGATGTGGAGCAGGCGAGCGTCGAGGACATTGCCCGCCAGATCGCCGGCCTCGGCATCGACATCGCCGTGGACCTCATGACGCACACCAAGGGCGAGCGCATGAGCCTGTTCGCCCATCGCCCGGCGCCGGTGCAGGTGAGCTTCCTGGGTTATCCTGGCACCAGCGGCGCGCCGTTCTTCGATTACGTGATCGGCGACCCGGTGGTGCTGCCGTTCGCGGACGCGCCTTTCTACAGCGAGAAGATCGTCCAGCTGCCCCACTGCTACCAGCCGAACGACCCAGACCTGCCAGTCGGCGAGCCGCCCGGCCGCGCCGCCTGCGGCCTTCCGGAAGATGCCTTCGTGTTCGGCGCCTTCAATGCGGCCTCGAAGCTCGATCCGCAGACCCTGTCCAGCTTCGTCCGCATTCTCGAAGCGGTGCCGGGCTCGGTGCTGTGGCTGCTGGAGGGCCGGCCCGGCACCGCCGACAATCTGCGTCGGGAGGCCAAGCTCAGGGGCCTCGACCCTGCGCGTCTCGTGTTCGCGCCCCGGGCGGAGCTGAAGGAACATTTGGCCCGCATCGGCCATGCGGACCTCTTCCTCGATACCTTCCCTTATACCGCCCACACCACCGCCAGCGATGCGCTGCGCCGCGGGTTGCCTATCGTGACCCGCACCGGACGCTCCTTCGCCTCGCGGGTGGCGGAAAGCCTCATGCGTCAGGTGAACCTCGGCGATCTCGCGGTGACGACGCCCGCGGCGTTCGAAGACCGCGCCATCGCCCTCGCCCGCGATCCGGCCGCGCTGGCCGAGGTGCGCGCCCGCCTTCAGGCCGCCTTGCCCGGCTCGCCGCTGTTCGCGGTGGACCGCTACGCCCGGCACATCGAAAGCGCCTTCGAGACCATGGCCGCGCGCATGCGGTCGGGCGCGCCGCCGGAGGCATTTGCCGTCCCGGCCTGA
- a CDS encoding low affinity iron permease family protein — MSQQDDIRELRRKVDAGRAPRPFFTRVSQTVSRYAGKPATFIGAVSLIVIWGMTGPLFGFNDTWQLIINTSTTIVTFLMVFLIQNSQNRDTAALQIKLDELIARLEGPRQSLLDLEDLDEEVLERLRLEYALLADEAREAGDSRGRVPLSEAPECQPGQGRAEDGPVSG, encoded by the coding sequence ATGAGCCAGCAAGACGACATCCGGGAACTGCGGCGCAAGGTGGACGCCGGCCGCGCGCCTCGGCCCTTCTTCACCCGCGTGTCGCAAACAGTATCCCGCTATGCGGGCAAGCCGGCGACCTTCATCGGTGCGGTGTCGCTGATCGTGATCTGGGGGATGACGGGGCCGCTCTTCGGCTTCAACGACACCTGGCAGCTGATCATCAACACCTCCACCACCATCGTCACCTTCCTGATGGTCTTCCTGATCCAGAACAGCCAGAACCGGGACACCGCCGCGCTCCAGATCAAGCTGGACGAGCTCATCGCCCGCCTCGAAGGCCCGCGCCAGAGCCTGCTCGATCTTGAGGATCTGGACGAGGAGGTGCTGGAGCGCCTCAGGCTGGAATATGCGCTGCTCGCCGACGAGGCGCGCGAGGCCGGGGACAGCCGGGGACGGGTGCCGCTTTCGGAGGCGCCGGAGTGCCAGCCGGGGCAGGGGCGGGCGGAGGATGGACCGGTCTCCGGCTGA
- a CDS encoding 5'-methylthioadenosine/S-adenosylhomocysteine nucleosidase (Enables the cleavage of the glycosidic bond in both 5'-methylthioadenosine and S-adenosylhomocysteine), which yields MTDPARHVLAFGGHDVLFVMATSQEYGEHLKARIDPLITGVGPVEAAVETARALAILHHQGRHPDLVVTLGSAGSRRLDHAEVYQVARVAYRDMDASALGFERGKTPFLDEPVVVELPHRIAGVPEASLSTGGAIISGAAYDAIAEDMVDMETFAVLRAARRHGVPLLGLRGISDGKAELTGYADWTEYLHIIDEKLARALDLFARQLTAEGLAPVAPQA from the coding sequence ATGACCGACCCCGCCCGCCACGTCCTCGCCTTTGGCGGCCACGACGTCCTCTTCGTCATGGCGACCAGCCAGGAGTACGGAGAGCACCTGAAGGCCCGCATCGATCCGCTCATCACCGGCGTCGGGCCTGTGGAGGCGGCGGTGGAGACGGCGCGGGCGCTCGCCATCCTGCACCATCAGGGCCGCCATCCGGATCTGGTGGTGACGCTGGGTTCGGCCGGCTCTCGCCGGCTCGACCATGCGGAAGTCTATCAGGTGGCGCGCGTCGCCTATCGCGACATGGACGCCTCGGCGCTCGGCTTCGAGCGTGGCAAGACGCCCTTTCTCGACGAGCCGGTGGTGGTGGAGCTGCCGCACCGCATCGCCGGCGTGCCCGAAGCCTCCCTCTCCACCGGCGGGGCCATCATCTCCGGCGCGGCCTATGATGCCATCGCCGAGGACATGGTGGACATGGAAACCTTCGCCGTGCTGCGCGCTGCCCGGCGTCACGGCGTACCCCTCCTCGGCCTGCGCGGCATCAGCGACGGCAAGGCCGAACTGACCGGCTATGCCGACTGGACCGAATATCTGCATATCATCGACGAGAAGCTGGCCCGCGCGCTGGACCTTTTCGCCCGCCAGCTGACCGCGGAGGGGCTCGCCCCCGTCGCGCCGCAGGCCTGA
- a CDS encoding RsmB/NOP family class I SAM-dependent RNA methyltransferase, producing MTPAARLSAAIEILADLAARRRPAPDALKDWGLSHRFAGSGDRAAIAGILYDTLRRRASAAHVMGSEEPRALVLGMLALMRGLSVDAIAELADGGRFAPAPLSEAERARLADPSLQGAPPFVRGDYPQWLHASLRHVFGESVVEEGAALAARAPLDLRINTLKGEPEAVKAELSHLHPEPCRFSPLALRIKLDSEGKAPPVSAEPAFLRGEVEVQDEGSQLAAILARPVPGGQVLDLCAGAGGKTLEFAALMDNKGQIYAHDSDIRRLKPMHERLARAGVRNVQVRSPRGAEDVLHDLEGKMDLVLVDAPCTGTGTWRRNPDAKWRVRPGALAQRTAEQAKILEEAAHYVRPGGRLAYVTCSLLDEENGAQVRALLNKREDFHVVPPNETVLSLGTHGQALADAALTSREGILMTPRRTGTDGFFVSVMKRAG from the coding sequence GTGACCCCTGCCGCCCGCCTTTCCGCCGCCATCGAGATCCTCGCCGACCTCGCCGCGCGCCGCCGCCCCGCTCCCGACGCGCTGAAGGACTGGGGCCTCTCCCACCGCTTCGCCGGATCGGGCGACCGCGCGGCCATCGCCGGCATCCTCTACGACACCCTGCGCCGGCGCGCCTCGGCCGCCCACGTGATGGGATCGGAAGAGCCGCGCGCCCTCGTGCTCGGCATGCTCGCGCTCATGCGCGGCCTTTCGGTGGACGCCATCGCGGAGCTGGCCGACGGCGGCCGCTTCGCCCCCGCGCCGCTCTCCGAGGCCGAGCGCGCCCGGCTCGCCGACCCGAGCCTTCAGGGCGCGCCGCCCTTTGTGCGCGGCGACTATCCCCAGTGGCTGCATGCCTCGCTGAGGCATGTGTTCGGCGAGAGCGTGGTCGAGGAAGGCGCGGCGCTGGCCGCCCGCGCGCCGCTGGATCTGCGGATCAACACGCTGAAGGGCGAGCCCGAGGCCGTTAAGGCGGAACTCTCCCATCTTCACCCAGAGCCCTGCCGCTTCTCTCCGCTGGCCCTGCGCATCAAGCTCGATTCCGAGGGCAAGGCGCCGCCGGTTTCCGCCGAGCCAGCCTTCCTGCGCGGCGAGGTGGAGGTGCAGGACGAGGGCTCCCAGCTCGCCGCCATCCTCGCCCGCCCCGTGCCCGGCGGTCAGGTGCTGGACCTGTGCGCCGGCGCCGGCGGCAAGACGCTGGAATTCGCCGCGCTGATGGACAACAAGGGCCAGATCTACGCCCATGACAGCGACATCCGCCGCCTGAAGCCCATGCACGAGCGCCTCGCCCGCGCCGGCGTGCGCAATGTGCAGGTGCGCAGCCCGCGTGGCGCCGAGGACGTGCTGCACGACCTCGAAGGCAAGATGGACCTCGTCCTCGTGGACGCCCCCTGCACCGGCACCGGCACCTGGCGGCGCAACCCCGACGCCAAGTGGCGCGTGCGCCCCGGCGCCCTCGCCCAGCGCACCGCCGAGCAGGCCAAGATCCTGGAGGAAGCCGCCCATTATGTCCGCCCCGGCGGCCGGCTCGCCTACGTCACCTGCTCGCTCCTGGACGAGGAGAACGGCGCCCAGGTGCGCGCCCTCCTCAACAAGCGCGAGGACTTCCACGTGGTGCCGCCCAACGAGACGGTGCTGTCCCTCGGCACGCACGGGCAGGCCCTCGCGGACGCCGCCCTCACCAGCCGCGAGGGCATCCTTATGACTCCCCGCCGGACGGGGACGGACGGCTTCTTCGTCAGCGTGATGAAGCGGGCGGGGTGA